A region of Vitis riparia cultivar Riparia Gloire de Montpellier isolate 1030 chromosome 12, EGFV_Vit.rip_1.0, whole genome shotgun sequence DNA encodes the following proteins:
- the LOC117926137 gene encoding probable magnesium transporter NIPA4 isoform X1, producing the protein MAAAGEEGAYSYKGMSADNIKGLVLALSSSFFIGASFIVKKKGLKKAGASGIRAGVGGYSYLYEPLWWVGMITSVFGVLFCLYGDLNLEPFASLPEYLAT; encoded by the exons ATGGCGGCGGCCGGGGAGGAGGGGGCTTACTCCTACAAGGGCATGTCCGCTGACAACATCAAGGGTTTGGTTCTTGCGCTGTCTTCTAGCTTTTTCATTGGTGCTAGCTTCATTGTCAAGAAGAAGGGGTTGAAGAAGGCTGGGGCTTCTGGAATCAGAGCAG GGGTTGGAGGTTATTCTTACTTATATGAGCCACTTTGGTGGGTGGGCATGATAACAA GTGTTTTTGGGGTTCTTTTTTGTCTCTATGgggacttgaacttggaaccttTTGCATCCCTTCCCGAATATCTTGCCACTTGA
- the LOC117926136 gene encoding pentatricopeptide repeat-containing protein At1g26460, mitochondrial-like, with translation MASQMAILSRARKTLLKTLNHHNNPFKASISTFTFLSQEAQLVEPRLPPPSPTPLPPNPASGSPLYNYFLWMDLYFIYIRMLQTRKESMPDDESYELVVGMLFLTDQIDAALRYVDLTLKSGYMLSMRVFAECVRSCVNKGRLAALVSIIERCKTMD, from the exons ATGGCGTCCCAAATGGCGATCCTCTCCAGAGCCCGTAAAACCCTCCTCAAAACCCTAAACCACCACAACAATCCCTTTAAAGCTTCCATTTCCACCTTCACATTCCTCTCCCAGGAAGCCCAACTCGTCGAGCCCAGGCTTCCCCCGCCATCTCCCACTCCACTTCCTCCCAACCCCGCCTCAGGGAGCCCGctctacaattattttttatggatggatctttactttatttatatCAGGATGCTGCAGACAAGAAAGGAATCTATGCCTGATGATGAGTCATATGAATTGGTTGTTGGTATGCTGTTTTTGACAGACCAGATTGATGCTGCCTTGAGATATGTTGATTTGACTTTGAAATCTGGTTATATGTTGTCAATGAGGGTTTTTGCTGAGTGTGTGAGAAGTTGTGTTAACAAAGGCAGGCTGGCTGCTTTGGTGTCTATTATAGAGAGGTGCAAG ACAATGGATTAG
- the LOC117926137 gene encoding probable magnesium transporter NIPA4 isoform X2, whose translation MAAAGEEGAYSYKGMSADNIKGLVLALSSSFFIGASFIVKKKGLKKAGASGIRAGVGGYSYLYEPLWWVGMITSGLIVEVRALSRSIEILQN comes from the exons ATGGCGGCGGCCGGGGAGGAGGGGGCTTACTCCTACAAGGGCATGTCCGCTGACAACATCAAGGGTTTGGTTCTTGCGCTGTCTTCTAGCTTTTTCATTGGTGCTAGCTTCATTGTCAAGAAGAAGGGGTTGAAGAAGGCTGGGGCTTCTGGAATCAGAGCAG GGGTTGGAGGTTATTCTTACTTATATGAGCCACTTTGGTGGGTGGGCATGATAACAA GTGGGTTGATTGTTGAAGTGAGAGCTTTGTCACGATCAATAGaaatacttcaaaattag